A portion of the Thermus oshimai DSM 12092 genome contains these proteins:
- a CDS encoding DUF72 domain-containing protein yields the protein MAPIRVGTASWTDETLLASGWYPKEVAKDPEGRLRYYAQHFDTVEVDSTFYALPRPEVVAKWAERTPEGFTFHVKAFSAFTGHGLEAERLPRDLRALLPRQEGHLSQKEIPEEVVEEAWGRFLLALEPLRQVGKLGYLHFGLPPWVEPRPRSFRYLERLAERAQGYVVAVEFRNPKWYTAWGFVKRELKRLGLVHVSVDAPPHPEAPPRVLEPTHPVAVLRCHGRNAETWKGPHRKPYERFNWRYSEEELLDLAQAAKTLAERAEVVYVIFNNNYGTQGVEAGLGLKRILDSV from the coding sequence ATGGCCCCCATCCGGGTGGGCACCGCCAGCTGGACGGACGAGACCCTTTTGGCCTCCGGCTGGTACCCCAAGGAGGTGGCCAAGGACCCCGAAGGGCGGCTCCGCTACTACGCCCAGCACTTTGACACCGTGGAGGTGGACAGCACCTTCTACGCCCTCCCCCGCCCCGAGGTGGTGGCCAAGTGGGCGGAAAGGACCCCGGAGGGCTTCACCTTCCACGTGAAGGCCTTTTCCGCCTTCACCGGGCACGGCCTCGAGGCCGAACGCCTCCCCAGGGACCTGAGGGCCCTCCTCCCCCGGCAGGAAGGCCACCTGAGCCAGAAGGAGATCCCCGAGGAGGTGGTGGAGGAGGCCTGGGGCCGCTTCCTCCTGGCCCTGGAGCCCTTAAGGCAGGTGGGGAAGCTCGGCTACCTCCACTTCGGCCTCCCCCCCTGGGTGGAGCCCAGGCCCCGGAGCTTCCGCTACCTGGAACGCCTTGCGGAGCGGGCCCAGGGCTATGTGGTGGCGGTGGAGTTCCGCAATCCCAAGTGGTACACCGCCTGGGGCTTCGTGAAGCGGGAGCTAAAGCGCCTGGGCCTGGTCCACGTGAGCGTGGACGCCCCGCCCCACCCCGAGGCCCCCCCCAGGGTCCTGGAGCCCACCCACCCCGTGGCCGTCCTCCGCTGCCACGGGCGGAACGCCGAAACCTGGAAGGGGCCCCACCGGAAACCCTACGAGCGCTTCAACTGGCGCTATTCCGAAGAGGAGCTTTTGGACCTGGCCCAGGCGGCCAAGACCCTGGCGGAGCGGGCGGAGGTGGTCTACGTCATCTTCAACAACAACTACGGCACCCAAGGGGTGGAGGCGGGGCTGGGGCTCAAGAGGATTCTGGACTCAGTTTAG
- a CDS encoding amino acid transporter: MPGEAPIPKPAPAQAKEQEEGRYPWWKVLCLTGVDLFSSLGYQPGIALLAAGLLSPLANLALFLFAVLAVYPVYRRVAEESPHGEGSIGLLTHLLPGWRGKVLVLVVLGFMATDFIVTITLSAADAAVHLIANPLAPSWLEGQQVGLTLLLIALLGLVFYLGFREAIGLAVPLSLGYLLLNALTLGAALPHLSLEALEGWWTRLLQAYPAPEAMVLATFLAFPKLALGLSGYETGVAVMPLIRGRPEDDPQKPLGRIRETHKLLLAAALIMGGFLVAAGTATTLLIPEEAWRSEEVSGRAISYLAHRYLGEGFGTVYDLFSIAILWFAGASAMAGLLTIVPRYLPRFGMAPEWARRQRLLVLFFTGVAFAVTLLFRASVEAQAAAYATGVLVVMTSSALAAYLLAQREQNPHQKLYGGLTLLFLYVLVANILERPDGIKIAAFFIAATLLVSLTSRALRSFELRVETFVLDEVAEGLAARIKAQESPVHLIAHRPRSRPDYAAKERRVRGSAHLPAKEPVYFVEVYIPDPSEFKTKAKVWGIDHPDHQVFRILGAAAPNTLAAFLLYLRDRTGKVPHIYFEWPEEGPLHAAIEFLLFGEGDVPTLTHEVLRRAEPNPQKRPRVHVEG, translated from the coding sequence ATGCCCGGCGAAGCGCCCATCCCCAAGCCCGCACCCGCCCAAGCCAAAGAACAAGAAGAGGGCCGCTACCCTTGGTGGAAGGTCCTCTGCCTCACCGGGGTGGACCTCTTCTCCTCCTTGGGCTACCAACCCGGCATCGCCCTCCTGGCCGCAGGCCTCCTCTCGCCCCTCGCTAACCTGGCCCTCTTCCTCTTCGCCGTCCTCGCGGTCTACCCCGTCTACCGCCGCGTGGCCGAGGAAAGCCCCCATGGGGAAGGGTCCATTGGCCTCCTCACCCACCTCCTCCCCGGCTGGCGGGGAAAGGTGTTGGTCCTGGTGGTCCTGGGCTTCATGGCCACGGACTTCATCGTCACCATCACCCTCTCCGCCGCGGACGCCGCCGTCCACCTCATCGCCAATCCCCTAGCCCCCTCCTGGCTCGAGGGGCAGCAGGTGGGCCTCACCCTCCTCCTCATCGCCCTTTTAGGCCTCGTCTTCTACTTGGGCTTCCGCGAGGCCATCGGGCTCGCCGTGCCCCTTTCCCTCGGCTACCTCCTCCTCAACGCCCTCACCCTAGGAGCCGCCCTCCCCCACCTTAGCCTCGAGGCCCTGGAAGGCTGGTGGACGCGGCTCCTCCAGGCCTACCCGGCCCCTGAGGCCATGGTCCTCGCCACCTTCCTGGCCTTCCCCAAGCTGGCCCTGGGGCTTTCCGGGTACGAAACGGGCGTGGCCGTGATGCCCCTCATCCGGGGACGGCCAGAAGACGACCCCCAAAAGCCTTTAGGGCGCATCCGGGAAACCCACAAGCTCCTCCTCGCAGCGGCTCTGATCATGGGAGGCTTTTTGGTGGCGGCCGGCACCGCCACCACCCTCCTCATCCCCGAGGAGGCCTGGCGGAGCGAGGAGGTCTCGGGGCGGGCCATCAGCTACCTGGCCCATCGCTATCTGGGGGAGGGCTTCGGCACGGTTTACGACCTCTTCTCCATCGCCATCCTCTGGTTTGCCGGGGCCAGCGCCATGGCCGGCCTCCTCACCATCGTCCCCCGCTACCTCCCCCGCTTCGGCATGGCCCCGGAGTGGGCCAGGCGGCAACGCCTCCTGGTGCTCTTCTTCACCGGGGTGGCCTTCGCCGTCACCCTGCTCTTCCGGGCCAGCGTGGAGGCCCAGGCCGCGGCCTACGCCACGGGCGTTTTGGTGGTCATGACCTCTTCCGCCTTGGCCGCCTACCTCCTGGCCCAAAGAGAACAAAACCCCCACCAAAAGCTCTACGGCGGGCTTACCCTCCTTTTCCTCTATGTCCTGGTGGCCAATATCCTGGAAAGGCCCGACGGGATCAAGATCGCAGCCTTTTTCATCGCCGCCACCCTCCTCGTCTCCTTGACCTCCAGGGCCCTCCGCTCCTTTGAACTCCGGGTGGAAACCTTCGTCCTGGACGAGGTGGCGGAAGGGCTGGCGGCGCGAATAAAGGCCCAGGAAAGCCCCGTTCATCTCATCGCCCACCGGCCGCGTTCCAGGCCGGATTACGCCGCCAAGGAAAGACGGGTGCGAGGGAGCGCCCATCTCCCGGCCAAGGAACCCGTCTACTTCGTGGAGGTTTACATCCCTGACCCCTCGGAGTTCAAAACCAAGGCCAAGGTCTGGGGCATCGACCACCCCGACCACCAGGTCTTCCGCATCCTAGGGGCCGCGGCGCCGAACACCCTGGCCGCCTTCCTCCTCTACCTTCGGGACCGCACGGGCAAGGTGCCCCACATCTACTTTGAGTGGCCCGAGGAAGGGCCTCTCCACGCGGCCATTGAGTTCCTCCTTTTTGGCGAGGGCGATGTTCCCACCCTCACCCACGAGGTCCTGCGCCGGGCCGAGCCCAACCCCCAAAAGCGTCCCCGAGTCCACGTGGAAGGCTAG
- a CDS encoding serine hydrolase domain-containing protein, with protein sequence MDFKRLDAWLEGLVEGGRLPGAVVLVARGGEPLYFRALGHLDPEKGLPMREDALFRLYSMTKPWVSALALTFVEEGTLSLRDPLEKYLPAFARLQVGREVGEEVVLEPLRRPLLVYDLLRHTAGFTYGVFFVSPVKRRYLEAGVDRFDLPREAFLERLSALPLRFQPGEAFEYGLSTDVLGHLLEALSGKTLAELMEERVFAPLGMGDSGFQAKDPARLAQPFPKDPETGRRIALLPVEAPPPRFAGGMGGVGTALDYLRFLEALRTGKGLLHPALARLMTEDHLGPLYAEGLKRGPEYLPGPGYGFGLGVAVRLGAGLAPGSPGEFFWAGFGGTYFFVDPALELSALFLAQAPNLLSVLEPARAFHSFYGDRLWLHFKTQVYAAL encoded by the coding sequence ATGGACTTCAAGAGGCTGGACGCCTGGCTGGAAGGGCTGGTGGAGGGAGGGCGGCTTCCCGGGGCCGTGGTCCTGGTGGCCCGGGGGGGCGAGCCCCTCTACTTCCGCGCCCTGGGCCACCTGGACCCGGAAAAGGGCCTCCCCATGCGGGAGGACGCCCTTTTCCGGCTCTACTCTATGACCAAGCCCTGGGTCTCCGCCCTGGCCCTCACCTTCGTGGAGGAGGGGACCCTTTCCCTAAGGGACCCCCTGGAGAAGTACCTGCCGGCCTTCGCCCGGCTCCAGGTGGGGCGGGAGGTGGGGGAGGAGGTGGTCTTGGAGCCCTTGAGGCGGCCCCTTCTCGTCTACGACCTCCTCCGCCACACCGCGGGCTTCACCTACGGGGTCTTCTTCGTTTCGCCGGTAAAAAGGCGTTACCTCGAGGCCGGGGTGGACCGCTTTGACCTCCCCCGGGAGGCCTTTTTGGAGCGTCTTTCCGCCCTGCCCCTGCGCTTCCAGCCGGGGGAGGCCTTTGAGTACGGGCTTTCCACCGACGTCCTGGGCCACCTCCTGGAGGCCCTTTCGGGGAAGACCCTGGCCGAGCTGATGGAGGAGCGGGTTTTCGCCCCCTTGGGGATGGGGGACTCGGGCTTCCAGGCTAAAGACCCTGCCCGCCTGGCCCAGCCCTTCCCCAAGGACCCCGAAACCGGCCGGCGCATCGCCCTCCTCCCCGTGGAGGCCCCCCCGCCCCGCTTCGCCGGGGGGATGGGGGGGGTGGGGACGGCCCTGGACTACCTGCGCTTCCTGGAGGCCCTGCGCACCGGGAAGGGCCTCCTCCACCCGGCCCTGGCCCGCCTCATGACCGAGGACCACCTGGGCCCCCTCTACGCCGAAGGGCTTAAGCGGGGCCCCGAGTACCTCCCGGGGCCCGGCTACGGCTTCGGGCTGGGGGTGGCCGTGCGCCTGGGGGCGGGCCTGGCCCCGGGAAGTCCAGGGGAGTTCTTCTGGGCGGGGTTTGGGGGCACCTACTTCTTCGTGGACCCTGCCCTGGAGCTTTCCGCCCTCTTCCTCGCCCAGGCCCCGAACCTCCTCTCCGTGCTGGAACCCGCGCGCGCCTTCCACTCCTTCTACGGGGACCGGCTTTGGCTTCACTTCAAGACCCAGGTCTACGCGGCGCTCTAG
- a CDS encoding SDR family NAD(P)-dependent oxidoreductase: MRLKGKVVVVTGAGSGLGQALALELLRRGARVAAVDLRPEGLEETRAKAGPSEGLSLHALDITQEERVRALPEEVLRAHGQVDGLINNAGIIQPFKRFQELDLPSMERVFRVNFWGTVYMTKAFLPHLLRRPVAHLVNVSSMGGFLPVPGQAVYGASKAAVKLLTEALWAELQDTPVRVTLALPGAMRTGIAQHSGVEVKGAGTGGPILEPERAAQLLLDAVEKDRFRVLLGQDARAMDLLYRLSPLRAVHLIQSRMRGLLG; encoded by the coding sequence ATGCGGTTAAAGGGCAAAGTGGTGGTGGTCACGGGAGCAGGGAGCGGCCTGGGCCAGGCCCTGGCCCTGGAGCTCCTAAGACGGGGGGCCAGGGTGGCGGCGGTGGACCTGAGGCCTGAGGGCCTGGAGGAGACCCGGGCAAAGGCGGGGCCTTCGGAAGGCCTCAGCCTCCACGCCCTGGATATCACCCAGGAGGAACGGGTAAGGGCCCTGCCCGAGGAGGTCCTAAGGGCCCACGGCCAGGTGGACGGCCTCATCAACAACGCGGGGATCATCCAGCCCTTTAAGCGCTTCCAGGAGCTGGACCTCCCCAGCATGGAAAGGGTCTTCCGGGTGAACTTCTGGGGCACGGTGTACATGACCAAGGCCTTCCTCCCCCACCTCCTGAGGCGGCCCGTGGCCCACCTGGTGAACGTTTCCAGCATGGGGGGCTTCCTGCCCGTTCCGGGACAAGCGGTCTACGGGGCCTCCAAGGCCGCGGTGAAGCTCCTCACGGAGGCCCTATGGGCGGAGCTCCAGGACACCCCCGTGCGGGTCACCCTGGCCCTGCCGGGGGCCATGCGCACGGGGATCGCCCAGCACTCGGGGGTGGAGGTAAAGGGGGCGGGGACGGGGGGGCCCATCTTGGAACCCGAGCGGGCGGCCCAGCTCCTTCTGGACGCGGTGGAGAAGGACCGCTTCCGGGTCCTCCTGGGGCAGGACGCCCGGGCCATGGACCTCCTCTACCGCCTGAGCCCCTTGAGGGCCGTGCACCTCATCCAGAGCCGGATGAGGGGGCTTCTCGGCTAA
- a CDS encoding gamma-glutamyltransferase family protein, with protein MDLTHYPYPSRRFVVLGRRGVVATSQPLAAMAGAEVLLKGGNAVDAAIAMAACLTVVEPTSNGLGGDLFALVWDGRLHGLNASGKSPLALTPERLPEGRMPERGWFPVTVPGAVSGWRALHERFGKLPFPELLRPAIRHAEEGFPVGPETARAWRRAEEVFLPLEGPEFQAFKEVFFPGGRAPRAGEVWRSPLHAKTLREIGESYGESLYRGALAEALARFSAETGGLLTLEDLRAHEPLWVEPLSADYRGLTLYELPPNGQGVAALLALRILEGLDFHLEDPLGYHLQIEAMRLALADAYRHVADPRHMEVAPEAFLSEVYAAERRRLIGERALPLPLPGLKPGGTVYLAAADGELLVSLIQSNYQGFGAGVLVPGTGVALHNRGLGFALEEGHPNRVGPGKRPFHTIIPGFLFREGRPLGAFGVMGGFMQPQGHVQVVLALAHGLNPQAALDRPRWQVTPSGEVLLEPGVPQAVALFLKDRGHRVRYELEPAAFGRGQVAFRHGEALLGASDPRAEGLALAL; from the coding sequence ATGGACCTCACCCACTACCCCTACCCCTCGAGGCGCTTCGTGGTCCTGGGCCGGCGGGGCGTGGTGGCCACCAGCCAGCCCCTGGCGGCCATGGCCGGGGCGGAAGTCCTCCTGAAAGGGGGGAACGCGGTGGACGCCGCCATCGCCATGGCCGCCTGCCTCACGGTGGTGGAGCCCACCTCCAACGGCCTTGGGGGGGACCTCTTCGCCCTGGTGTGGGACGGCAGGCTCCACGGCCTCAACGCCTCGGGGAAAAGCCCCTTGGCCCTCACGCCGGAAAGGCTTCCCGAAGGGCGGATGCCAGAAAGGGGCTGGTTTCCGGTGACCGTGCCCGGGGCGGTTTCCGGCTGGCGGGCCCTTCACGAGCGCTTTGGGAAGCTTCCCTTCCCCGAGCTCCTCCGCCCCGCCATCCGCCACGCGGAAGAAGGCTTTCCCGTGGGCCCCGAGACCGCCCGGGCCTGGCGGCGGGCGGAGGAGGTCTTCCTCCCTTTGGAAGGCCCCGAGTTCCAGGCCTTCAAGGAGGTCTTCTTCCCCGGGGGGCGGGCCCCCAGGGCGGGGGAGGTCTGGCGGAGCCCCCTCCACGCCAAAACCCTTAGGGAGATCGGGGAAAGCTACGGGGAAAGCCTCTACCGGGGCGCTTTGGCGGAGGCGTTGGCCCGCTTCAGCGCCGAGACCGGGGGGCTCCTCACCCTGGAGGACCTGAGGGCCCACGAACCCCTTTGGGTGGAGCCTCTTTCCGCAGACTACCGGGGGCTCACCCTTTACGAGCTTCCCCCCAACGGCCAGGGGGTGGCGGCCCTTCTGGCCCTCAGGATCCTCGAGGGCCTGGACTTCCACCTGGAGGACCCCCTGGGCTACCACCTCCAGATCGAGGCCATGCGCCTGGCCCTGGCGGACGCTTACCGCCACGTGGCCGACCCCCGCCACATGGAGGTGGCCCCGGAGGCCTTCCTCTCGGAGGTCTACGCGGCGGAAAGGCGGAGGCTCATCGGGGAAAGGGCCCTCCCCCTGCCCCTCCCCGGCCTCAAGCCCGGGGGGACGGTCTACCTGGCCGCGGCGGACGGCGAACTCCTGGTCTCCCTCATCCAGTCCAACTACCAGGGCTTCGGCGCCGGGGTCCTGGTGCCGGGCACGGGGGTGGCCCTCCACAACCGGGGCCTGGGCTTCGCCTTAGAGGAGGGCCACCCCAACCGGGTGGGCCCGGGCAAGCGCCCCTTCCACACCATCATCCCGGGCTTCCTCTTCCGGGAGGGGAGGCCCCTTGGGGCCTTTGGGGTCATGGGGGGGTTCATGCAGCCCCAGGGGCACGTGCAGGTGGTTCTGGCCCTGGCCCATGGGCTTAACCCCCAGGCCGCTTTAGACCGGCCCCGCTGGCAGGTGACCCCCTCGGGGGAGGTGCTGTTGGAGCCCGGGGTGCCCCAGGCGGTGGCCCTCTTCCTCAAGGACCGGGGCCACCGGGTGCGCTACGAGCTCGAGCCCGCCGCCTTCGGCCGGGGGCAGGTGGCCTTCCGCCATGGGGAGGCCCTCCTTGGGGCCAGCGACCCCCGGGCGGAGGGCCTGGCCCTCGCCCTTTAG
- the mntR gene encoding manganese-dependent transcriptional regulator MntR: protein MGRPPLSEAQEDYLKQLFLLEEALGGSVPTQALAERLGVKPPSVTEMLKKLKALGLVEHSPYRGARLTEAGRKVALEVLRHHRLLETYLHQSLGYGWEEVHEEAERLEHVISEALEERIAKALGHPPFDPHGDPIPTPELTLPERPALPLSEAPLGEARVVRALAQDPGTLNLLAHLHLRPGAQLRVLERGPEGVRVEVEGEVFLLPLELARAVGVAPHQQG from the coding sequence ATGGGCCGCCCACCCCTTTCCGAAGCCCAGGAGGACTACCTCAAGCAGCTCTTCCTCCTGGAGGAAGCCCTGGGGGGCAGCGTCCCCACCCAGGCCCTGGCGGAGCGCCTAGGGGTGAAGCCTCCCTCGGTAACGGAGATGCTGAAGAAGCTCAAGGCCCTGGGCCTGGTGGAGCACAGCCCCTACCGGGGGGCGAGGCTCACCGAGGCGGGGCGAAAGGTAGCCCTGGAGGTCCTCCGCCACCACCGCCTCCTGGAAACCTACCTGCACCAGAGCCTGGGCTACGGCTGGGAGGAGGTGCACGAGGAGGCGGAGCGCCTGGAGCACGTGATCTCCGAGGCCCTGGAGGAGCGGATCGCAAAGGCCCTGGGCCACCCCCCCTTTGACCCCCACGGGGACCCCATCCCCACCCCCGAGCTCACCCTGCCGGAGCGCCCCGCCCTCCCCCTAAGCGAAGCCCCCCTGGGGGAGGCCCGGGTGGTGCGGGCCCTGGCCCAGGACCCGGGCACCTTGAACCTCCTCGCCCACCTCCACCTGCGCCCCGGGGCCCAGCTCAGGGTGCTGGAGCGGGGCCCGGAGGGGGTACGGGTGGAGGTGGAGGGGGAGGTCTTCCTCCTGCCCCTGGAGCTCGCCCGGGCGGTGGGGGTGGCCCCTCATCAGCAGGGGTAA